A genomic window from Glycine soja cultivar W05 chromosome 10, ASM419377v2, whole genome shotgun sequence includes:
- the LOC114371195 gene encoding uncharacterized protein LOC114371195, with protein MELSEEWKSFFPTGASTVSPLLLSRSHSLPLGPLLFNPNPNSLSVLFSSPSLVPCLHLPPHLFPSRFLLTSHPHSILPSTASSVASLFSFPNQNDAASLFLRNRLHLLYYPNRPNAVVFFPTGANDDKLGFFILAVKDSRLDILLDSNGDVFRASTGSAHRILNISVNPVADSGLFNESHVIGYLLASALYSVHWFAVKHNSVLDRPSVFYLGGKTFKTCPVVHACWSPHILEESLVLLENGQLFLFDLESHDTTGAAFKGTRLKVPWNDLGFSVNNTVWLSCEFSWHPRVFVVARSDAVFLVDFRLKECSVSCLMKIETLRMYAPGGNERFLALSRVGPDDFYFAVASTSLLLLCDMRKPLVPVLQWMHGIEGPCFMSVLSLSNLRSHSRDDAFKLASESGFCIVLGSFWNCEFNIFCYGSILPFRKGSVTSKINPNICAWELPFEIKLSGHECHCGSCLLRKEFSKDALPEWVDWQLKKEIVLGFGVLSNDLAALLCEPDENGGFTLIRLMSSGRFELQRYHASWTQARNMKDFHDQVFCLDRHLLYPESDEKYKFRKYFHYLKLDFLYEYAGGDLSRFLVKKLEKNCMDAQDEEPFCDEVHELLCEKLNACGFGQSRSYPAVTSVFNDVKLPASLHEVALRRLWVDLPMELLQLAFLSYAECHKVVGDLDQNKIALEFLAVPDLPQLPPFFLRKSSPHGNEDIVGPVIPFPVLLVLNEFRNGYSNLEGDAFSVEAELGLKYKEVMQVAGEIAVSAYGPAHLDDHAVSLAEDGEETWVGSSKPKSFLLYHPIAFNSSATDLVREKSVYSNTIYDTFISHVPEKKSNEKTESVGQEIFDDLCPVELRFAAPVNKLEPQGLKACNLLKRQMLKWQNNFDSYKEFCIQSRFEKST; from the coding sequence ATGGAACTCTCAGAAGAATGGAAGTCATTCTTCCCAACAGGAGCATCCACAGTATCCCCACTTCTTCTGTCCCGTTCCCATTCTCTCCCTCTCGGCCCCCTCCTCTTCAACCCTAACCCTAATTCCCTCTCCGTTCTCTTCTCTTCCCCCTCTCTCGTACCCTGTCTCCATCTCCCTCCCCATCTCTTTCCCTCCCGCTTCCTCCTCACTTCCCACCCTCACTCCATTCTCCCCTCCACCGCTTCCTCCGTCGCCTCCCTCTTCTCTTTCCCCAATCAAAACGACGCCGCTTCCCTCTTCCTCCGCAACCGCCTCCACCTCCTCTATTACCCTAACCGTCCAAACGCCGTCGTTTTCTTCCCCACTGGCGCCAACGACGACAAACTCGGCTTCTTCATTCTCGCCGTCAAGGATTCGCGCTTGGACATTCTGCTTGACTCCAACGGCGATGTTTTTCGTGCTTCCACCGGCTCCGCGCACCGCATCTTGAACATTTCGGTGAACCCCGTTGCTGATTCTGGTCTCTTCAATGAATCTCATGTTATCGGGTATCTGTTGGCTTCCGCTCTCTATTCCGTTCACTGGTTCGCTGTGAAGCACAATTCCGTTTTGGATAGACCTAGTGTGTTTTATTTGGGTGGTAAAACGTTTAAGACTTGCCCTGTGGTTCATGCTTGTTGGAGTCCTCATATATTGGAAGAGAGTCTAGTTTTGTTGGAAAATGGACAGTTGTTCTTGTTTGATTTGGAATCTCATGACACTACGGGTGCTGCATTCAAGGGGACTAGGTTGAAAGTACCATGGAATGACTTGGGTTTTTCGGTAAACAACACGGTGTGGTTGAGTTGTGAGTTTAGTTGGCACCCCAGGGTTTTTGTTGTTGCGCGTTCTGACGCTGTTTTCTTAGTTGATTTCAGGCTGAAGGAGTGTAGTGTGAGTTGCTTGATGAAGATTGAGACGCTGCGAATGTATGCTCCGGGTGGAAATGAGCGGTTTCTTGCATTATCAAGGGTTGGTCCTGACGATTTTTACTTTGCTGTGGCTTCTACCAGTCTGTTGCTTCTCTGTGACATGAGGAAGCCTTTGGTGCCAGTGTTGCAGTGGATGCATGGGATTGAAGGACCTTGCTTCATGTCTGTATTGAGCTTGTCTAATTTGAGGTCCCACTCGAGGGATGATGCTTTTAAGTTGGCTTCTGAATCTGGGTTCTGTATTGTGTTGGGATCATTTTGGAATTGTGAGTTCAATATCTTCTGCTATGGCTCTATATTGCCGTTTCGTAAAGGATCTGTTACTTCGAAGATTAATCCAAACATCTGTGCTTGGGAGCTTCcatttgaaatcaaattatCTGGTCATGAGTGTCATTGTGGGAGTTGTCTCTTAAGGAAAGAGTTCTCAAAAGATGCTCTTCCTGAGTGGGTTGATTGGCAGCTAAAGAAAGAGATAGTTTTGGGATTTGGGGTTTTAAGCAATGACCTTGCTGCATTACTGTGTGAACCGGATGAAAATGGGGGTTTTACACTCATAAGGCTAATGTCATCAGGAAGGTTTGAATTGCAGAGATATCATGCCTCTTGGACGCAGGCTAGAAACATGAAAGATTTCCATGATCAAGTGTTTTGTTTGGACAGACACTTACTGTATCCCGAGAGTGATGAGAAATACAAATTTCGGAAATATTTTCACTACTTAAAATTAGATTTCCTTTATGAATATGCAGGGGGTGATCTTTCTCGATTTCTGGTTAAAAAACTAGAAAAGAACTGTATGGATGCTCAGGACGAGGAGCCCTTTTGTGATGAAGTGCATGAGTTATTGTGTGAGAAATTAAATGCTTGTGGGTTTGGCCAATCAAGATCATATCCAGCAGTTACTTCTGTTTTTAATGATGTCAAGCTACCAGCAAGCTTACATGAGGTTGCTTTGAGAAGATTGTGGGTTGACTTACCTATGGAACTATTACAGTTGGCGTTTTTGAGTTATGCTGAATGTCATAAAGTAGTTGGAGACCTGGACCAAAATAAGATAGCTTTGGAATTTTTAGCTGTTCCTGACCTTCCTCAATTGCCTCCATTCTTTTTAAGGAAATCATCACCCCACGGCAATGAAGACATTGTGGGCCCAGTTATTCCTTTTCCTGTTCTACTTGTGCTTAATGAATTTCGCAATGGGTACTCAAATTTGGAAGGAGACGCATTTTCAGTAGAAGCAGAGCTTGGCCTCAAATACAAAGAAGTTATGCAGGTGGCTGGTGAGATCGCTGTTTCAGCTTATGGCCCTGCACACCTTGATGATCATGCAGTCTCCCTTGCTGAAGATGGAGAGGAAACCTGGGTTGGTTCTTCAAAACCAAAATCTTTTTTGTTATACCATCCAATTGCATTCAACTCATCTGCCACAGACCTTGTACGGGAAAAGTCTGTTTATAGCAATACAATTTATGATACATTCATTTCTCATGTTCCAGAGAAGAAGTCCAATGAGAAGACTGAGTCTGTTGGACAAGAGATATTTGATGATCTTTGCCCTGTTGAGTTGAGGTTTGCTGCTCCTGTGAATAAGCTTGAACCTCAAGGTTTAAAGGCATGCAATCTATTGAAGAGACAGATGTTGAAATGGCAAAACAATTTTGATTCATATAAGGAATTCTGTATTCAATCTAGATTTGAAAAAAGTACTTAA